From one Gammaproteobacteria bacterium genomic stretch:
- the moaC gene encoding cyclic pyranopterin monophosphate synthase MoaC produces the protein MAKPKTTSPRRRRPQRQSSQRPLGRRLTHFNADGSARMVDVGTKDTTERQAIAEGTIRMQPETLELILAGGHKKGDVIGIARVAGILASKKTAELVPLCHPIALTAVDLSFTPRPAAAAIHCQATVRTVAQTGVEMEALTAVQIALLTIYDMCKAVDRGMTMTDIRLVAKSGGASGDWTRQE, from the coding sequence ATGGCCAAGCCCAAAACAACCTCGCCGCGCCGCCGCCGGCCGCAACGCCAATCCAGCCAACGCCCGCTCGGGCGTCGACTCACGCATTTCAACGCCGACGGCTCGGCGCGCATGGTCGACGTCGGCACTAAAGACACCACTGAGCGGCAGGCGATCGCCGAAGGCACCATTCGCATGCAGCCGGAGACCCTCGAGCTAATCCTGGCGGGAGGCCATAAAAAAGGCGACGTTATCGGCATTGCCCGCGTTGCCGGCATCCTGGCATCGAAAAAGACCGCCGAGCTCGTGCCACTTTGCCACCCCATCGCGCTGACCGCGGTCGATCTCAGCTTCACCCCGCGACCCGCCGCCGCCGCGATCCACTGCCAAGCCACCGTACGCACGGTCGCGCAAACGGGCGTGGAAATGGAGGCGCTGACGGCCGTCCAAATCGCGCTATTGACCATTTACGATATGTGCAAAGCGGTCGACCGCGGCATGACCATGACCGACATCCGTCTGGTCGCCAAATCCGGCGGTGCCTCGGGCGATTGGACGAGGCAGGAATAG
- a CDS encoding molybdopterin molybdotransferase MoeA has product MLSLEDAQAAILNAIRPARAIERVALEQACGRFVAALLTAQVDHPAFDNSAMDGYALRVDDGRAGELPVAGESSGGDPPKSLAPRTAMRIFTGAPLPVGADTVVIQEDVERNGDTVRLPAELTLGENIRRRGEDFNAGDALYDRGRRLSALDVALLATAGVDHVPVYARPRAFVVATGNELVVPGRPLAPGQIYESNRLATCLQLRALGVDVIDGGTVRDEPAALRALLVDAAQYDFVITSGGASVGDHDLIKKIFGELGTIHLWKARIKPGKPIAFGHIGERTHFFALPGNPLSSLVTYKLFVEPAVIAWHHGTSSPLMLPAQAANDFRRRAGRTEFLRARIYVEGGRLLAEVLKGQGSHQLGPLRFTNGLIRVEADSSGFVKGDAVEVMQI; this is encoded by the coding sequence ATGTTAAGTCTTGAAGACGCGCAGGCAGCGATACTCAACGCCATTCGACCGGCGCGCGCTATCGAGCGCGTCGCGCTCGAGCAGGCTTGCGGTCGCTTTGTCGCCGCGCTGCTAACGGCGCAGGTCGATCATCCGGCGTTCGATAATTCGGCGATGGACGGCTACGCGCTGCGCGTCGACGACGGTCGCGCCGGTGAGTTGCCGGTCGCCGGCGAATCGAGCGGCGGCGATCCGCCGAAATCGCTCGCGCCGCGTACCGCCATGCGCATTTTTACCGGCGCACCGTTACCCGTTGGCGCCGACACGGTGGTGATTCAAGAAGACGTCGAACGCAACGGCGATACCGTGCGCCTGCCGGCGGAGCTGACACTGGGGGAAAATATCCGCCGACGTGGCGAGGACTTTAACGCTGGTGACGCGCTTTATGACCGTGGCCGGCGCTTAAGCGCGCTCGATGTGGCGTTGCTGGCAACGGCCGGCGTCGACCACGTGCCGGTCTATGCGCGGCCGCGCGCGTTTGTCGTTGCTACCGGTAACGAGCTAGTAGTGCCCGGCCGGCCGCTTGCGCCGGGACAGATTTACGAATCCAATCGCCTCGCAACTTGCCTGCAATTGCGCGCGCTCGGCGTCGATGTTATCGACGGCGGCACGGTGCGCGACGAACCCGCCGCGCTGCGTGCCTTACTGGTTGACGCCGCGCAATACGATTTCGTCATCACCAGCGGCGGCGCTTCGGTCGGCGATCATGACCTTATTAAGAAGATCTTCGGCGAGCTCGGTACGATTCATTTGTGGAAGGCACGTATCAAACCCGGTAAGCCGATCGCCTTCGGCCACATCGGCGAGCGCACGCACTTCTTTGCATTGCCTGGAAATCCGCTATCGAGTCTGGTGACGTATAAGTTGTTTGTCGAACCGGCAGTGATCGCCTGGCATCACGGCACGTCATCGCCGCTGATGCTGCCGGCCCAAGCGGCTAACGATTTCCGCCGACGCGCCGGCCGCACCGAATTTTTACGCGCGCGGATTTATGTCGAGGGTGGCCGATTGCTGGCCGAGGTGTTGAAGGGGCAGGGCTCGCATCAGTTAGGGCCGTTGCGCTTCACGAATGGATTAATTCGTGTCGAGGCTGATAGTAGTGGCTTCGTCAAAGGTGATGCGGTTGAGGTGATGCAGATCTAA
- a CDS encoding TraR/DksA family transcriptional regulator produces the protein MNDLSAEDVAYFERCLRRQRDAVVQRIREELLNSQREDFAALAGRVHDAGEESVAELLMSMNLTLVDREVSELHDVEAALTRIRVGTFSECEDCGGDIGRARLEVYPTVRRCIEDQQRLERNYAGGRDLSPSL, from the coding sequence ATGAATGATCTCAGTGCAGAAGATGTCGCGTACTTCGAGCGTTGTTTACGCCGACAGCGCGACGCTGTTGTTCAGCGCATACGCGAGGAGCTGTTGAACAGCCAGCGCGAAGACTTCGCCGCGCTCGCCGGGCGCGTGCATGACGCCGGCGAGGAATCGGTGGCGGAGTTGTTGATGAGCATGAATTTGACATTGGTCGACCGCGAAGTCAGCGAGCTACACGACGTCGAAGCGGCGTTGACGCGAATCCGTGTCGGCACATTCAGCGAATGCGAAGATTGCGGCGGCGACATCGGCCGCGCGCGCTTGGAGGTTTATCCGACGGTGCGGCGTTGTATCGAGGATCAGCAGCGGCTCGAACGGAATTATGCGGGTGGGCGGGATTTGAGTCCGAGTTTGTGA
- a CDS encoding MFS transporter, with product MISHSVLRRFQRVRLTAIGILTVSFMLVFFHRIAPGAIAADLMREFSTTGAALGSLAAMYFYVYTIMQIPAGVLADTLGVRVAATVGALVSGIGSILFGLAPDFSSAAAGRLLVGLGVSVVFVGLMRANTVWWSESRYGIISGLVVFIGNIGGILAAGPLTALLAVASWRTVFVVVGGLTVLIALLTYLFVRDSPQAAGFPSLREMAGKTAHAPRRQHWRHDLHDVLRNAAVWPGFWVNFGLAGTVLAFAGLWGVPFLTDVHGLTRAQASLYTTTMLIGYSLGAFVLGWLSDRLRRRKGVLVGAASSATVMWLCLAWAPWQPGWAGFVIFGLLGFFAAGFVVTFGAAKDVVAPAVAGMAIALVNTGLFFGAAIMQPLFGALMDLSWDGTVVDGVRRYQAADYVNGLWLCIAMATLSMLASLCLRETHGRNITLKEVTPEEL from the coding sequence ATGATTTCCCATTCCGTTCTCCGCCGCTTCCAACGCGTCCGCCTAACCGCCATCGGCATTCTCACGGTGTCGTTCATGCTCGTGTTCTTCCATCGCATCGCGCCCGGTGCGATCGCCGCCGATTTAATGCGCGAGTTCTCGACGACCGGCGCGGCGCTGGGCTCGCTGGCGGCGATGTATTTCTACGTTTACACGATCATGCAAATTCCGGCCGGTGTGCTGGCCGACACCTTGGGCGTGCGCGTGGCGGCGACGGTGGGCGCGCTGGTTTCCGGGATCGGCTCGATTCTGTTCGGCTTAGCGCCGGATTTTTCCAGCGCCGCCGCCGGCCGTTTACTCGTCGGTCTCGGTGTGTCGGTCGTGTTCGTCGGATTGATGCGCGCGAACACCGTGTGGTGGAGCGAGTCGCGTTACGGAATCATCAGCGGCCTCGTCGTTTTTATCGGCAACATCGGCGGCATTCTCGCTGCCGGACCGCTGACGGCGCTGCTCGCGGTGGCGTCATGGCGCACCGTGTTCGTCGTCGTCGGTGGGCTCACGGTGTTGATCGCATTGCTCACCTATCTGTTCGTGCGCGACAGTCCGCAAGCCGCCGGTTTTCCCTCGCTGCGCGAGATGGCCGGTAAAACGGCGCATGCGCCGCGCCGGCAACATTGGCGGCACGATTTGCACGATGTGTTGCGTAACGCTGCTGTGTGGCCGGGGTTCTGGGTGAACTTCGGATTAGCCGGAACCGTGCTTGCGTTCGCCGGTCTTTGGGGCGTGCCGTTTCTAACCGACGTGCACGGGCTCACGCGCGCCCAAGCGTCGCTCTACACGACGACGATGCTCATCGGTTATTCGCTCGGTGCGTTCGTACTCGGTTGGTTATCCGATCGGTTGCGCCGGCGCAAAGGAGTACTCGTCGGCGCCGCGTCGTCGGCAACGGTGATGTGGTTGTGCCTGGCGTGGGCGCCGTGGCAACCCGGCTGGGCCGGGTTTGTAATTTTTGGTCTGCTGGGTTTTTTCGCCGCTGGATTTGTCGTCACCTTCGGCGCCGCTAAAGACGTCGTCGCGCCCGCTGTTGCCGGTATGGCGATCGCGTTGGTGAACACCGGTCTGTTTTTCGGCGCCGCCATTATGCAACCGCTGTTCGGTGCATTGATGGATCTCAGCTGGGACGGCACCGTCGTCGACGGTGTGCGCCGCTACCAGGCGGCGGATTATGTGAACGGCTTATGGCTCTGCATCGCCATGGCCACGTTGTCGATGCTGGCATCACTATGCCTGCGCGAAACTCATGGTCGCAACATCACACTCAAGGAGGTAACACCCGAGGAACTTTAG
- a CDS encoding FAD-binding protein, whose protein sequence is MADRAKSRTTLPTAVQRALRDAVGRDRVLTEPEVLHLYSGDDGPRRCPPLAVVFPTHHDDVAAIVQIANSLRLPIVARGGGSGNVGGAVPVPGSIVVSFECMRRVLEFHPDERVLIAEAGVPTGELDALARTHGLFYPPDPGSAPYCRLGGNLATNAAGPRAVKYGVTRDYVLGVRAVAGSGRTLNAGGRTSKRTVGYDLTRLLIGSEGTLALITEATLRLLPAPTTVGTLRACYASSTDACAAVARVMSQPIVPSACELLDAAAIAAIQRHGAAADLPAGTRAMLIVEADGDADAVARALGQLHAALAGHGLLELRTATDANEVAALWKARRALSPAIKIIAPLKINEDVVVPVPKLAELIDTIEALAAEYRLPIVSFGHAGNGNLHVNLMVHPDDAAEMARAELALASLFAKVLALNGTISGEHGIGYAKRAFVPLEIAEDTLALMRELKAVFDPKGILNPGKIFPDN, encoded by the coding sequence ATGGCCGATCGCGCAAAAAGCCGTACCACCTTACCGACCGCTGTCCAGCGCGCGTTGCGCGACGCCGTTGGCCGTGACCGCGTCCTTACCGAGCCGGAAGTTCTCCATCTTTATTCCGGCGACGACGGGCCACGGCGTTGCCCACCGCTCGCCGTCGTTTTCCCGACTCACCATGACGATGTCGCCGCTATCGTTCAAATCGCCAATTCGTTGCGCCTGCCGATCGTGGCGCGCGGCGGCGGTTCCGGTAACGTCGGCGGTGCCGTTCCGGTTCCCGGCAGCATTGTCGTCAGCTTCGAATGTATGCGCCGCGTGCTCGAATTCCATCCGGACGAGCGTGTGCTCATCGCCGAAGCCGGCGTTCCGACCGGCGAGCTCGACGCGCTGGCGCGTACGCACGGACTGTTTTATCCCCCCGATCCGGGCAGCGCGCCGTATTGCCGCCTCGGCGGCAATCTCGCCACCAACGCCGCCGGACCGCGCGCGGTGAAGTACGGCGTCACCCGCGATTACGTGCTCGGCGTACGCGCCGTCGCCGGTTCCGGTCGAACGTTGAACGCCGGCGGCCGCACCAGCAAACGTACCGTCGGCTACGACCTGACGCGCTTGCTGATCGGCAGCGAAGGTACGCTCGCGCTCATCACCGAGGCGACATTGCGACTGCTACCGGCACCGACGACCGTCGGCACATTGCGCGCGTGCTATGCGAGCAGCACCGATGCCTGCGCCGCTGTGGCGCGCGTGATGTCGCAGCCGATCGTGCCGAGCGCATGCGAGCTGCTCGATGCCGCTGCCATCGCCGCCATTCAACGTCACGGCGCCGCCGCCGATTTGCCGGCCGGCACGCGCGCGATGCTTATCGTTGAAGCCGATGGCGACGCCGATGCGGTCGCCCGTGCCCTCGGACAATTACACGCGGCGTTGGCCGGCCATGGACTGCTGGAGCTACGCACCGCCACCGATGCGAACGAAGTCGCGGCCTTATGGAAAGCGCGGCGCGCGCTCTCGCCTGCCATCAAAATAATCGCGCCGTTGAAAATTAATGAAGACGTCGTCGTACCGGTGCCAAAACTCGCCGAGCTTATCGACACCATCGAAGCGCTGGCAGCGGAGTACCGCCTTCCGATCGTCAGCTTCGGCCACGCCGGTAACGGCAACTTGCACGTCAACTTGATGGTGCATCCGGACGATGCCGCCGAGATGGCGCGCGCCGAACTTGCGTTGGCAAGTTTGTTCGCCAAGGTGTTGGCGTTGAACGGAACGATCTCCGGCGAGCATGGCATCGGTTACGCCAAGCGCGCGTTCGTGCCGTTGGAAATTGCGGAAGATACATTGGCGTTGATGCGTGAGCTTAAAGCGGTGTTCGATCCGAAGGGGATATTGAATCCGGGGAAAATATTTCCGGATAACTAG